In one Umezawaea sp. Da 62-37 genomic region, the following are encoded:
- a CDS encoding DUF4383 domain-containing protein, which produces MAQRHSASTTRDRSPLRTAVQVVAAVFLLVGVLGFIPGITTDYDSMSFASHHSDALLLGVVMIRLGLAFGQRVMTDPR; this is translated from the coding sequence ATGGCCCAGCGCCACTCCGCTTCCACCACCCGCGACCGCAGTCCCCTGCGCACCGCGGTGCAGGTGGTGGCCGCGGTGTTCCTGCTTGTCGGCGTGCTCGGTTTCATCCCCGGCATCACCACCGACTACGACAGCATGTCGTTCGCGAGCCATCACTCCGACGCCCTGCTCCTCGGCGTCGTCATGATCCGTCTGGGCCTCGCGTTCGGCCAGCGGGTCATGACCGATCCCCGTTGA